A window of the Emys orbicularis isolate rEmyOrb1 chromosome 1, rEmyOrb1.hap1, whole genome shotgun sequence genome harbors these coding sequences:
- the LOC135895302 gene encoding lysozyme G-like — translation MLLMLMILGLAALIGTSESQTGCYGVINKVDTTGASCRTAKAERLPYCGVRASTTIAQKDLRTMNNYKTIIKSAGRKKCVDPAVIAGIISRESHAGKALKGGLGDRGNGFGLMQVDKRYHKLVGRWNSEAHVLQGTGILVAMIKGIQKKFPRWTKEQQLKGGISAYNAGLRNVQSYDKMDIGTTGNDYANDVVARAKYYKRNGY, via the exons ATGCTACTAATGCTGATGATTCTGGGCCTTGCTGCCCTCATTG GTACTTCTGAGAGTCAGACTGGATGCTATGGTGTCATAAACAAGGTTGATACCACTGGGGCTTCCTGTAGAACTGCAAAAGCAGAACGCTTACCATACTGTG GAGTTCGTGCTTCAACAACGATTGCACAGAAAGACTTACGTACTATGAACAATTATAAAACCATCATTAAGAGCGCTGGAAGAAAAAAATGTGTGGATCCAGCTGTGATTGCTGGTATCATCTCTCGAGAGTcgcatgctggaaaggccctaaAGGGTGGCCTGGGTGATCGTGGAAATGGATTTGGTTTGATGCAG GTTGATAAACGCTACCATAAATTGGTTGGACGATGGAATAGTGAGGCACATGTCCTTCAGGGGACAGGCATCCTTGTTGCTATGATTAAGGGAATCCAGAAAAAGTTCCCCAGATGGACAAAGGAACAACAGCTGAAAG GAGGGATTTCTGCCTACAATGCAGGACTAAGAAACGTCCAGTCCTATGATAAAATGGATATTGGCACAACCGGCAATGACTATGCCAATGATGTCGTTGCACGAGCCAAGTATTATAAGAGAAACGGATACTGA